The Nocardia vinacea genome contains the following window.
CTCGCAACTACCGCGGTGATCAGAATACTTTCGGAAATAGCGCCGAAATCAGGTCCCCGGAGCAGCGTTTGTCGGAGATGATCACAGCGTGACCGAACAGCGAGTCGACCTCGAGGAGCGGTTCCGGGCCGAGCTATCGGCGCTGGAGCCGCGGCCCAGCCGTCCTATCGAACAGCCGGTCGAGGATGTCGGACTCACCGGAGCCCAGTGCCTGGACCTGTTCGAATCACAGGCGACCAGTAGGCATCTCGATCTCGCAGCGCGCCGGTTGGGCAGCGCCAAGCGCGGCTATTACAGCATCGGGTCATCAGGGCACGAGGGCAATGCGGCGGTGGCGGCGGCCCTGCGCCCGACCGATCCGGCGCTGCTGCACTATCGCTCCGGGGCATTCTTCGTGCACCGGGCCAGGCAGGTGCCCGGTCTCGACCCGATCCGGGATGTGCTGCTCGGCATGGTCGCGGCGGCCGCCGAGCCGATATCCGGCGGCCGACACAAGGTTTTCGGCAGCAAACCGGCTGCGGTGATCCCGCAGACCTCCACCATCGCATCACATCTGCCGCGCGCCGTCGGCCTCGCCTTCGCGATCGAGCGCGCGGCACGGCTCGGCGTCGCCTGCGAATGGCCCTCGGATTCAGTGGTGCTCTGCAGTTTCGGCGATGCGTCGGCCAATCACTCCACCGCCGCCGGCGCCATCAATGCCGCGATTCACACTGCACGGCAAGGGGTTCCGCTGCCGCTGCTGTTCGTGTGCGAGGACAATGGCATCGGCATCAGCGTTCCGACCCCGCCCGGCTGGATCGAACAGTCCTACGGCATCCGCCTCGGGCTGCAGTATTTCGACGCGGACGGCAGCGATCTCCTCGATGCCGCGACAACCGCGACGCAGGTGGTCGACTGGGTGCGCGAACACCGCAAGCCCGCCTTTCTCCACCTGAGCACCGTACGACTCATGGGACACGCCGGATCCGATGTCGAATCCGCCTACCGCAGCCCCACCGATATCACCGCCGACCTGCGCCGCGACCCGGTGATTGCAACCGGCCGCCTCCTGGTCACTTCCGGTATCGCCACCCCGACCGAAGTCATCGCACGCTACGACGAAATCGGCGGACGAGTCGCTGCCATGGCCGAATTGGTTTGTCGCGAACCGAAATTGACTTCCGCCTCTGCGGTGATGGCCCCGTTGGTCTCGCCGCATCCGGACCTGGTCCAGGCCGATGTGTTGCGTCGAGGACACACAGTTGCACAGGGTGATTCGGTGACGTTGGCGCAGGCGATCAATCAGACGCTCGCCGCACTGCTCGACCGGGACAACGACGTCCTGGTATTCGGCGAGGATGTCGGGCGCAAGGGCGGCGTGTACGGCGTCACCAAGGGGCTACAGAAGCAGTTCGGAGTGCGCCGCGTCTTCGATACGCTGCTCGACGAACAGAGCGTGCTGGGCACGGCTCTGGGTGCCGGGCTCGCGGGATTCGTGCCGATTCCGGAGATCCAGTATCTCGCCTACGTGCACAACGCCGCGGACCAGTTGCGCGGAGAAGCCGCCACACTGTCGTACTTCTCCCAGGGGCAATACCGGAATCCGATGGTCGTCCGCATTGCCGGTTATGGCTATCAGAAGGGGTTCGGCGGCCACTTCCACAACGACAATTCCATTGCGGCACTGCGCGATATCCCGGGCTTGATCATCGCCTCTCCCGCTCGCGCCGATGATGCCGCCGCCATGCTGCGCACCTGCGTCTCCGCCGCCCGCGTGGACGGCCGCGTCTGCATCTATCTCGAGCCCATTGCCCTCTACCACACCCGCGACCTGCACCGCCCCGGCGATAATGCCTGGCTTGCAACACCTTCCGATACCGACCACATCGCCATCGGCCACGCCCGCGTCTACGGCGACGGCAGCGACCTCACCATCGTCACCTTCGCCAATGGGGTCCCCATGAGTCTGCGTGTAGCCCAACGCCTCTCGGATCGCGGCATCCGAGCCCGCGTTCTCGACCTCCGCTGGCTCTCCCCCCTCCCCCTCGACGACTTACTCGACCACGCCCGCGCCACCGGCCGAGTCCTCATCGCCGACGAAACCCGCCACACGGGCGGTGTCTCCGAATCCCTCTGCACAGCCCTGATCGACGCCGGTTTCAACGGCCCCGTAACCCGCGTAACCAGCGAAGACTCCTTCATCCCCCTGGGCCCGGCCGCCACTACCGTCCTCCTCGACGAATCCCGAATCGAATCCGCAGCCACGAAACTCGTCACCCGCTAACCGTCCGGGACCGCGCGTCACTCGCCGACCCCTCATATCGGCGAGTACCGCGCGCCCGCTGGAACCGTTATCGCCGCAACCTCAGCACCGCTTCCAAGATTTCTCGCATCGACGGCCGAAACCTGTTGTGCGGCTCGTGGATCCAGCGCCGAAATCCGCGCCGCTCGTCAGCCGGAGACGGCAGCACAATGTATTTCGACGCGACGCCGACATTCCAGCGCAGCAGCGCGGGCGTCAGACTCTCCGGACACGGTCCGGACGGTCCGGTCAGAAAGGTCCACCGCCGCGACGCCGGATGCTCTATCACCGGCCCCAACGGCCCTTGCTGCTCCGCGACGACTTCCGTTGCCAGCCTCGAGGGCATCATCACCGCGCTGACAGGTCCGGTCTGCACGATGATCCGTGTCTCGGTCTCGGGCATGATCACTGCGGGCAGTCCCAGATCGCGTTGGTAGTGCCGACAGCGCTGCGCGGTTGCCTCTGCGCTACTGGGCATTTCGCACCATCCGACGATCGTTCGTGGCTGTCGTCATCCGACCCCCTCAAACCGCGACGCAGGGGACGGTCCTCGATGACACCCACTGCCTCGGCGTGCCGTGATATCTTTGGTGTGGTAATGCTAGCGTGATTATCACGCTCCAGGAAGTGAATCGGATGAGTAGCGTCGGACGATACGCTGGGGAGCCATGGGAACTCGATTACGGACCGCGCGAAAATTGTTGCTGGGACGCGAGATCGAGCATATGGTCCGCACCGCGGGTGTCAGCCAGACCGAGGCCGGCAAAATCATCGAGTCGACCCAGAGCCGAATCAACCAGCTTATCAACGGAGTCGGCGCCATCAGCGTCGGCGATCTCGAACTCCTCACGACCACACTGGGTTTCACCGATCCGGGTTATATCGAGACGCTCAAGGAACTGCGCCGCGACAACCACAAGCGCGGCTTTTGGACCACCGGCCATCGCCGCGCCTACGTCGAGGACCTGCGACTGCTCGTCGATCTGGAGGCGCATGCCAGCCTGTTGCGCACCGCCGAGGCGGAGATCATGCCGGGACTCGTCCAGTGCGAGTCCTACATTCGCGCACTGCACGAACCGGTTACTCCGGTCGCGGCCGACCGCGTCACCGTCGAGGAATCGGTGCAGGCGCGGCTGGCCCGGCAACAGGTCCTGACCGAGGCGAACCCGCCGGAATTCCGCGCGATCCTGTCCGAATCCTGTCTGCGCCGCGAATACGGCGGGCGCGAGGTGATGCTCGAACAACTCGAACATCTGTCGAATCTGTCCAGACGGCCCAACATCCTGATCCAGGTCCTGCCATTCACCGTCACCACCCGCGGGGCGGGGATGGAGGACCGGTACACCCTGGTCCGGGTGCCGTCGCCGGGCGCGGCGGGTGACCTCGAGATGGCGATCGTGGAGAGCCAGGGCGATATCCGCTACATCGATGACAAACCCGCGGTGGCCGCCCGCGAAACCGTATGGTCCCGGCTCAGCGCGGCCGCTCTCGGCGCCGCGGACTCCCGCAAATTCATCGAGCACGTCGCACGATCGTTCCGCCGCAAGACATTCACCAGCACTTGACGAATCAGGAGCACCCGAATGCCCGCCGACTTCGAGCCCCGTGAAATTGATGCGAGCCGACCATCCGCCGCTCGCATGTATCACTACTACCTGTCCGGGGAAGCCGTCTTCGAGGTCGACAAGATCTTCGGTGAGCGACTGTTCGAAATACTGCCATTCCTCGATGTGTGGGCGCATCACAACCGCGGATTCCTGCGTCGCGCAACACGATTCATGGTGGAGCAGGGCATCCGGCAATTCCTCGATATCGGTTCCGGACTCCCCACCGTCGGCAATACGCACGAGGTCGCGAGGGAATCCGCGCCGGATTCGCGGGTGGTCTATGTCGACAACGATCTGGAGGCGGTCAATCGCGCCCACGACCTTCTGCTGCACGGCGGTGCCCTCGACAACACCGCCATCGTCGAGGCCGATCTGCGTTATCCCGACCTGATTCTGGACCATCCGGATACCCGGCGGCTGATCGACTTCGGGCAGCCGCTCGGTCTCTTGATCGTCAGCGTCTGGCCGTTCGTGCCCGACACCGACCAGCCGCACGAGCTGATGGCGCGACTACGCGACCGGCTCCCCTCGGGCAGTTATGCCGCGATGACCCATGTGTCCCTGGACGACGCAGGTTCGGAGATCAAGCAGCAAATGGCTGCCGCCGCCGCACTTTACGACGAGACCTCCGATCCGGTGTCCTTGCGCACCCGCGCCCAGTTCACCGCGCTCTACCACGGCCTGGACCTGGTCGAACCCGGTATCGCCTACGCACCGGACTGGCGCCCGGACCAACCGGTCGACCTGGAAGATACGGCGCGGCCGTGTAATTTCGCCGCCGTTGGCTATAAGCCTTAATGGACGAGCAACGGGTCTGCCAACCCCGTGCGACTCCTGCTTTACCCGTTGAAAGGACATGCAATGACGCAGCCCACCTTCACCGTCGCCGAATTCCGCAAGGCGACCTTCAGCTCGCCCAACCAGAATTGCGTGCGCATCGCACGTAAGAACGGGTGGACTGCGGTCTGGGACGACAAGCTCGCCGACGAGCGATACACGCCCGGAATGTCGTTGCCCGACAACGAAATTCTCGTCTTCACCGACGAGCAGTTCGACGTTTTCCAGGCCGGAGTGCGGGCGGGGCGCGTCGAGGATCGCCATCTGGCGATATCGCGCCGCGACGGCGGATACGTTTTCCGCGCCGCCATTCCCCAGCCGATCGATGGCGTGGAGCTACTCTTCGATCAGGATGAGTTCGATGCCTTCCGACAGGGTGTGCTGAACAACGAATTCGATTGCGCGCGATTCATCGCGGCCTGAGATGTCGGGTCTCAGAATTCGTGGCGGAATCGCAGAATGTTTGGGAGGCGACGTGGCGGATCCGCCACGGTTCTGAGATTCCCGAACTACATCCTTGCCCGAACCGCGGGTGATCGCGCTGGCTGGGCGACCGGTTGCTTGGTCGTGTTCAGTCACCTTCAGCCCGGTTGAAAGAACTCGAGCATTCTCCGGCTGGCGTCCGGCGACATCAGCAATTCCTGCATGTCCGCGGACATCCGGGCGGCAGCGCTGGTGCGTTCGAACATCTCGCGTTCGTATTCTTTGACGGCGGCGGGATAGTCGTCCGGGTGCGCGGCCAGTGCGCGGCCGAGTAGGGCGCCGTCGAGCAGCGCCATATTGGCGCCTTCCCCCACCGGCGGCATCAGGTGCGCGGCATCGCCGAGCAGCGTGACGCTTGGTGTCGATGGCCAGGTCAGGCCGACCGGGAGAGTGGTGATCGACCGTGGCAGGACCGTGTCGTCGCAGGCTGCGATCAGTGCGGTGAACCGTGAGTCCCAGCCGGCAAACAGCTCGATCAGCCGCGCCCGGGCGGCGGCCGGGTCGTCGAACGCGATCCCGCTCGTGGCGAACCAGTCCTCGGCGGTGTTGTAGAAGCTGAGGCCGATCCGAACGCGGCCGTCGCCGTTGCGCTGCGCTGCCAGGGATTGTCCGTTGCCGAGCACCCAGTAGTTGCCGCGACCGACCATCGCCGCGAGGTCGGGGTGGGTGCGATCGATGTCGGGAATACCGACCTCGACGACGTTCTGGCCGATATGCGCCGGGCGGGCGTCGGTGAGCAGCGCGCGCACCCGGGACTGCGCGCCGTCCGCGCCGACCAGCAGGTCATACGTCGCACTGCTGCCGTCGGCGAAGTGCAGCACGCCGTTGTCAGCGGACTCGAACGCGCGCCCCCAGCGCACCGCGTGTTCAGGAAGCGAGTCCAGCAGCAGGTTGCGCAGATCGGCACGGTCCACCTCGGGTCGCTCGAGCGGGGCGCCCTCGGGTGTGTCCTCCTGCAGCAGCAGGGTGCCGTCCGACTCCAGAAGCCGCATGTCCTGACCCTCACCACGGGCAATCGCGTAGAACTGGTCAATCAGACCGGCCTCGCGCAGCGCCCGCTGCCCGGAGTGGATGTCGAGCATGCCGCCCTGACCGCGCGCACCACGCGACGATTCACGTTCATACACCACGGCGTCGATGGCGTTCACGTGCAGCACCCGGGCAAGGGCCAAGCCACCCAAGCCGGCTCCGACAATGGCGATGGCCATAGCTATCCTCGATTCACTGTATCACCCAATACACTGTATCACTCCTAACGCTGTATTGTCGTCGGCATGTTGGTGTGGGAGCGGCCGGAGCCGCCGGATCGACCGACGCCGGCCCCGCTGAGCCGGGAGCGGATCGTCCGAGCAGCGATCCAACTCGCCGATGCGGACGGCCTGGACGCGGTGTCGCTGCGCAAGGTCGCCGCGGCGCTGGACGTCGGACCGATGCGGCTGTATGGCTACATCGCCACCAAGGAGGAGTTGCTCGACCTGGTGGTCGATGCGGTCTACGCGGAGATCAGGCCGACCGGAGACGGTTGGCGCGAGGTGCTGCGTTCCCTCGCCGAAACCATCCGGCAGGCCGCCCACCAGCACGAATGGTTCGCCGACCTGCTCGGCGGGCGGCCCCAGCTCGGGCCGAACACGCTGGCCAGCGGAGAGGCGGTGCTGGCCGCGATGGGCGGCGTCGACCTGGACACTGTCGTGCCGGCGGTCGCCGCGGTCAATGCTTACGTGATCGGCGCGGTACGCCGGGAGATCACCGAGCGGCGCGCCGAGCGGGTCTCCGGGATGGACCAGAAGCAGTGGCAGGCCACCTTCGGGCCTTATCTGCAGCGAACCTTCGCCACCGGCCGATTTCCCGCGCTGGCCTCGGTCGTCCACGATGGCCCCCACCTGGACGCCGACCAAACCTTCTGGACCGGCCTCGATTTCCTCCTCGACGGCATCGAAGCCCGCATCTCGAGCTGACGCGCGGCCGAGGGCCAGACGAGGGCCACCCACGGCACCAGCTCGCCGCTGACGCATTGAGAAGACACAACCTCATCAAAACTGAAGAAATGCCACGGAACTGAGATTCAAGCCGCATTACATCCCGTGAGACAACCGAAGGATCCAGTGGTGAGCGGAGATCAACATGTCACGCGATCCGAGACCCCTACATGAGATCTGTCCCGGTGGCGCCGACCGATCCGACACGCGGTAGCCGCGACTTCCGGTGAATCCGATTCGGCGGCGCCACCGGGGAAATACAGTGGACATACGGTGACCAGCGGCGAAAGGGCACGGCTATGACCACGATGTCCATGCTCGGCGAGGTACGACCCGAACACGATCGGGCGATCGAGGAGGGCCGGGTACTACTGCACTTTCTGCGGTCGTTCCGCATGCCCGCACTCGACGTATGGTCCGCCTGCGCCGAACGCCGGCAATTGGATCGCTGGTTCGGCAAGGTCACCGGCGGCAATGGCAACCTGACCATCGAACCGTTCGACGGTCCGGTCCCCGGCCCCATCGCAATCCGCGTCGAAGACTGCCGCGCGCCACATGATCTGGTGATCCACATCGACGGCGGCATCCTCGAACTGCATATGACCCAGGTGGGCGTCGTCACCAATCTCGAACTGATCCGCCGCCACATCTGCCCCGCCGACGCCTGCTCGGTCGGCCCGCGCTGGCAGTACCTGCTGGATCGGCTCACCGCCTACCTGGACCGACGCCCCCTCCCCAGCTGGGCCGACTACCCCGAATTGACCAACGAATACCGCTGACCCGGCTATTGCGTGAGGGCCGGATTCGGGACCAGGTCGCGGAGGTGGCTCGTGATCAGAGCGTTGACCTCGTCGGTGCGTTCCAACTGCACGAGGTGACCCGCGTCCGCGATCTTGGTGACGGCGCGCAGATCGGGAACGTTCGCACGGAGAGTTGCGAGCGGGTCGCGCCCGCTGAAGCCCTCCATATCCGGATCTCGGTCGCCGTAGAGGAAATACGTCGGAACGGAGATCTCGGCGTCGGCGAATTCGGCGGTGAGTTCCCAGTTCCGATCGAGCACGCGGTACCAGTTGAGACCGCCGGTGAAGCCGGTGCGCTCGAAATCCTGTGCCAGGGTGTCGAATTCGGCGATGGAGAACCACCGCCACGGCAGCAGCGGGGCTTCGGGGAGAACGTCGAGGTAGCCGGCGCCCTCGGCCGGGAAGCGCCAGGTGTCGAGATAGTGGTAGTCGGCGCTGAGCGAGTAGTAGACGCGAGCCAGGAATTCCCTTGTGCGGCCGCCCAGTTCGGCATCGGCCACGCCCGGCTTCTGGAAATAGTCCAGATGCAGGAAGTGACGCTGAGCGGCCTTGGCCCATAGCTGCGATGGCGCGCGCGGCGGCCGCGGGGCGAACGGATTATTGAGCACGATGACACCGCTCACCCGCTCCGGCGCGCGCAACGCCAACTCCCACACCAGCGCGGCCCCGAAATCCAAGCCGACGAAGACCGCCTGCTCGGCGTCCATGTCATCGAGTAGGCAGAGCAGATCGCCGATAACGGCGCGGTTGGTGTAGTCGCCGATATCGGTAGGTACATCCGTACGCCCATATCCGCGCAAATCCGGCGCAACGGCTCGGTAGCCCGCTGCGGCGACGGCCGCGAGCTGGCGATGCCACATGAACCAGGTATGCGGAAAGCCGTGGCAGAAGATCACCGGATGCCCTTCGCCCTGCTCGGCGACATGCATGCGAATGCCGTTGCTCGTAACGAACCGATGGATCAATTCCACTACGGCCTCCAATAGCTAGAACGTGTTCTTGTTTCACGGTAATGTCCCGGGATCGTGAACGGAATACCTCAGGTTCTAGGCGGCCGGGTCGCGGTGGTGACCGGCGCGAGCCGCGGCATCGGCAAGGGCATCGCGTTGGAGTTGGGTGCGGCGGGGGCCACCGTCTTCGTCACCGGGCGCTCGGCCGCACCCGGACGCCTGCCGGGGACCGTGCACGCGACCGCGGCCGAGATCGACCTGCTCGGCGGCGTCGGGGTTCCGGTCGTCTGCGATCACCGCGACGACGATGCGGTCGAGCGACTATTCGAGCGGATCCGCAACGAGCACGGGCGACTCGATGTACTGGTGAACAACGTCTACAACGCCCCCGCTGCCGCACGCTGGCTGGGCAAACCGTTCTGGGAGGTGCCGCCGCAGGCCTGGGATGAGACATTCGACGTCGGCCTGCGATCACATTACGTCGCAAGCGTTTTCGCGGCCCCCCTGCTGATCGAATCGGCGGGCCTGATCGCCAATATCTCCTCCCCCGGCGCCGAGCGCTATATGCACAACGCGGTATACGGCGTCGCCAAGGCCGCGCTGGACCGGCTCACCTCGGATATGGCCGACGATCTCGCCGAGTCGGGCGTCACGGTGGTCTCACTGTGGCCCGGAATCGTCGACACCGAACTGCTGCAAATGGTTCCACGCGATAAGGACGGCCGCCGCGTCGTCACGCTGCCCGGTGAGGGCACCTACGACCTCGACAACGCCGAATCCCCCCGCTTTCCGGGCCGTGCCGTCGTCGCGCTGGCCGCCGATCCGGACCGCAGCCAACGCTCCGGATCGGCTTGGCGCATAGCGGATCTCGCCGAAGAGTACGGTTTCACCGACGTCGACGGCCGCATCCCGCGCAACGACTGAGATTCAGACCAGCATCAGGAAACGCTGCACCGATCGCAACGGCGTCGGCTTGATCCGCCAGGTCAGATAGATATGCGAGCGCGGCGCATCCACGATGTCGACATAGACCACGCCCGGATGCGGTGCCCGAGAGCGCGCCAGCACCGGCACTATCCCGATACCGCGTTCGGCCGCGACGAGTTCGATCCACTCGTCGAAATTCGTGCAGGTGATGACGGTGCGATTCGGATCGGGCGAGTCCCACGATTCGGCATTGGTGGTGCCGGAAACGGTATTGGCCACCAGCGGAAAGTGTGCGAGATCGGCCCAGCGCACCTCGACCGCGGTTGCCAGCGGCGAATGCACTGAAACCGCCAGAACTCGCTGCTCCGAACCTATTTCGCGGGATTCGAGATGGTGCGGCAGCCAGATATCGTTGCGGTGGATGGCGATATCGATCGAACGGTCGTCGAGCGCCGCCATCGGATCCTCCACGCGGCGTAGCGAAATCCGGCCGCCAAGCGCCTCGTAGCGGGTGCGGATCGCGGCGAACCAGGCATCGGGCAGCAGCCAAGAGAATCCGACCTCGATCGTGGCGCGCATGCGCAGATCCGCCTGGACGGTCTCGATATCGCCGATGATGCGTCTGCTGTGTTCGAGTAGCTCGGCTCCCTCGTCGGTCAAATCGAAGCGCCGGGACGTGCGCTCGATCAACCGGCATTCGACCAGGCGCTCCAACTGCTGGATGGTTCGGGTCAGCGCGGGCTGGCTGAGGTGCAACCGGGCGGCGGCGCGGGTGTAGTTCGCTTCCTCGCAGAGCGCGACGTATGCCCGCAGGTGCCGCACCTCGATATCCATGCGTCGAGCGTATACATCGTGCACAGAAAGCATTTCACAGGCTTGTCAGCGGACCATACCGTCGGATCTTGTGACCGCATCAGCTCTCCTCGACACCCCGCGCCGCACCCTGGCACCGGCACTCGCCGCAGGTGCGGGCCTCGCCGGCGCCGTCGGTGTCGGGCGCTTCGCCTACACACCGCTGCTGCCCGCGATGGTGGACGCGCACCGCATCGATGCCCACGATGGCGCGCTCATCGCCGCCGCCAACTATTCGGGCTATCTCGCGGGCGCGGTGCTACTCGCACGTCGTCCGGATATGAACAGCCGCAATATTTTTCGCACTTCGGCTGCGATCCTGGTGGTCAGTGAAGCATTGGTCGTATTGCCCGGCCCGACCGTGATACCCGCGCTGCTTCGATTGATCGCGGGGTTGGCCAGCGCGGTGATCTTCGTCGGCTGCGCGGGCGCGATCGCTCGACTCGGTGGCCGCGCGCACGCTGCGGGCATCGCCTTCGGCGGGGTCGGCTCGGGTATCGCGCTCACCGGATTGCTCGCGCTGGCCGCGCAGCCGGTCTTGTCCTGGCAGGGTCTGTGGCTCGGCGCCGCCGGATTGACCGCCTTACTACTGCTGCCCGCCTTCCGACTGGATATTCACGGCGGGCGGAGCGCCGAGGTGGTCCATGCGAAACCTAAAAGCACGGCTTGGCGCGCGCTGCTCATCTCCTACTCGCTCGAAGGCGTCGGCTATATCGTGATCGGCACCTTCTTGGTCGCCGCCGTCGGCGCACACAACGCCACCGTGGGCTCGGCGATGTGGGTGATCGTCGGCGCGGCTGCCGCACCGGCGGTGCTCTGGAGCATTGCCGCACATCGCTGGACACCGACGACCGCCCTGGTCTTCGGGCTACTCGCGCAGTGCGCCTCGTCGGCCCTGCTCGCCTGGTCGACGACCATGTGGTCGGCGGTTATCGCGGCGGCGCTGTTCGGCGGGACGTTCATGGGTATCTGCATGCTCGCGATCCAGATCGGCATCGAATTGACCGACCACCGGGCCGCGGCCACACTCACCGCAGGCTACGGCGCCGGGCAGATGCTGGGGCCCCTGGTCGTCGCACCGGTAATCGGCGACGGCTATGCGATGGCCTTCGTGATCGCGACCCTCGTGCTGGCGGCGGCGACAGCGGCAGCCGTCATCGTCGCCAGGCAACTCAAGCGAACTTGATCTCCAGGCCGATGCCGAGGATGGCGATGAGCCAGATCATGCCGGTGAAGATGGTGATGCGGTCGAGATTCTTCTCGACGACAGTCGAACCCGACAGGCTGGATTGCACACCGCCACCAAACAAGCTGGACAGACCTCCACCCTTGGCACGGTGCAGCAGCACCAGCAGCACCAGCAGCACGCTGGTGACGATCAGGAGGATATCCAGGAACATCCGCATGCCGGACAGTCTATGGGTGCGCGCCGGTACCGGCATAATCGCCCCGGCTCGACGCGACCTACGGTGTGTCCACCGCGACCAGGTGCGTGGTGGTGTCCTGGCCGATCATGAACTCCGCGACGGCGCGCTCGCGCAGTTGGTCCTGGGCGGTGAGCCGCACCTGATGCTGGTGCATATGCTCAGACCAGGAACGCACCACGAACGCCTCGACATAGCGATCGACCACCCCGACGTCGCGATACAGCCGCCATTCCATCGCGCCGGTGCGCTGCATGGACCGTCCGACGAACACCATCGCGGCCAGGAATTCGTCGACCTTCTCCGGCGGGACATCGTAGGTGCGCAACACCAGCACGGGGCCGTCCTCGGGATCCGGTTCGACCACGAGCTGCGGTTCCGGCCAGAAGGCACTCGGGCTCAGATCCATTTCCTCCGCATTGTGGCGGATCGGTAGCCAGACCGAACTCAGCGCGGAGCCTGCCAACAGCACAGCGGCCGCCAGCAGTGCGGTCACCGGCCCCACCGCACCCGCGACCAGACCCCACACCAGCGAACCGAGTGCCTGGCCGCCCATGAACACCAGCATGTACACCGACAACCCGCGCGCCCGCACCCATGCGGGCAGCAGCAATTGCATGGTCGAGTTCATCGTCGACATCGCGAGCAGCCAGGCAAATCCCGCCCCGACCACCAGCACCAGCACCACCGGCACACTGTGTAGCACCGCCGCACCCGCCGAGGCGATGCCGAACAGAACCGCGGCCGCGGTCAAGCGCTGCGTGGGTGTCAACAGCGCACGGACCCGACCCAAGCCGACCGCACCCGTCACCGCGCCGAGCCCGAGCGCGCCGAGCAGCAGGCCGTAGCCCGATGAGGACAAACCGAGTTCGTCGCGGGCGATGACCGGAAGCAGCGCCCACACCGCGCTCGCCGGCGCTATGAACAGAATCGAGCGCAACAGCACCCGCCGGATCGCGGGCGCGGCGCGAATGAACCGGGTGCCCGCCTGCAGCGCCGCCAGCGGACGTTCACTGGGCAGCTTTTGTTCCTTCGCCGGTCTTCGCCAGCTGAGCAGCACCGTCACGATGCCGACGAACGACACCGCGTTCAGCGCGAACACCAGCGTCGGTCCGGACACCGAGACCAGTACGCCCGCGATGGCGGGTCCGACCGCGCGCCCGATATTGATATTCATACTGCCCAGCGCTGCAGCGGACGGAATCTGTTCGCGTGCAACGAGTTCCGGCTGAATCGCCTGCCAAGACGGCGCCGTCAACGCCTGCCCGCACCCGAGCAGGAACAGCAACGTCAACAGCACGCCCGGAGTGGTGTGCCCGGTCGCTGTCGACACCGCGAGCACGGCCGCCAACACCGCCATCGCCGACTGTGCCCCGACCAACAACCTGCGGCGATCCAACAGATCCGCCAACACCCCCGACGGAATCGACAACAGCATCACCGGCAATGTCGTCGCCGTCTGCACGAATGCCACCAACGTCGCAGCATTGGGCGCATCGACCAGAATCCACTGCGCCCCAACGGTTTGCATCCAGGTACCCAGATTCGAGACCAACTGCGCGATCCAGAGCGC
Protein-coding sequences here:
- a CDS encoding alpha/beta hydrolase, which produces MELIHRFVTSNGIRMHVAEQGEGHPVIFCHGFPHTWFMWHRQLAAVAAAGYRAVAPDLRGYGRTDVPTDIGDYTNRAVIGDLLCLLDDMDAEQAVFVGLDFGAALVWELALRAPERVSGVIVLNNPFAPRPPRAPSQLWAKAAQRHFLHLDYFQKPGVADAELGGRTREFLARVYYSLSADYHYLDTWRFPAEGAGYLDVLPEAPLLPWRWFSIAEFDTLAQDFERTGFTGGLNWYRVLDRNWELTAEFADAEISVPTYFLYGDRDPDMEGFSGRDPLATLRANVPDLRAVTKIADAGHLVQLERTDEVNALITSHLRDLVPNPALTQ
- a CDS encoding SDR family NAD(P)-dependent oxidoreductase → MNGIPQVLGGRVAVVTGASRGIGKGIALELGAAGATVFVTGRSAAPGRLPGTVHATAAEIDLLGGVGVPVVCDHRDDDAVERLFERIRNEHGRLDVLVNNVYNAPAAARWLGKPFWEVPPQAWDETFDVGLRSHYVASVFAAPLLIESAGLIANISSPGAERYMHNAVYGVAKAALDRLTSDMADDLAESGVTVVSLWPGIVDTELLQMVPRDKDGRRVVTLPGEGTYDLDNAESPRFPGRAVVALAADPDRSQRSGSAWRIADLAEEYGFTDVDGRIPRND
- a CDS encoding LysR family transcriptional regulator encodes the protein MDIEVRHLRAYVALCEEANYTRAAARLHLSQPALTRTIQQLERLVECRLIERTSRRFDLTDEGAELLEHSRRIIGDIETVQADLRMRATIEVGFSWLLPDAWFAAIRTRYEALGGRISLRRVEDPMAALDDRSIDIAIHRNDIWLPHHLESREIGSEQRVLAVSVHSPLATAVEVRWADLAHFPLVANTVSGTTNAESWDSPDPNRTVITCTNFDEWIELVAAERGIGIVPVLARSRAPHPGVVYVDIVDAPRSHIYLTWRIKPTPLRSVQRFLMLV
- a CDS encoding YbfB/YjiJ family MFS transporter; the encoded protein is MTASALLDTPRRTLAPALAAGAGLAGAVGVGRFAYTPLLPAMVDAHRIDAHDGALIAAANYSGYLAGAVLLARRPDMNSRNIFRTSAAILVVSEALVVLPGPTVIPALLRLIAGLASAVIFVGCAGAIARLGGRAHAAGIAFGGVGSGIALTGLLALAAQPVLSWQGLWLGAAGLTALLLLPAFRLDIHGGRSAEVVHAKPKSTAWRALLISYSLEGVGYIVIGTFLVAAVGAHNATVGSAMWVIVGAAAAPAVLWSIAAHRWTPTTALVFGLLAQCASSALLAWSTTMWSAVIAAALFGGTFMGICMLAIQIGIELTDHRAAATLTAGYGAGQMLGPLVVAPVIGDGYAMAFVIATLVLAAATAAAVIVARQLKRT
- the secG gene encoding preprotein translocase subunit SecG, yielding MRMFLDILLIVTSVLLVLLVLLHRAKGGGLSSLFGGGVQSSLSGSTVVEKNLDRITIFTGMIWLIAILGIGLEIKFA
- a CDS encoding MFS transporter yields the protein MLGPVTTADATTPVSTWAPLRSRIYRALWIAQLVSNLGTWMQTVGAQWILVDAPNAATLVAFVQTATTLPVMLLSIPSGVLADLLDRRRLLVGAQSAMAVLAAVLAVSTATGHTTPGVLLTLLFLLGCGQALTAPSWQAIQPELVAREQIPSAAALGSMNINIGRAVGPAIAGVLVSVSGPTLVFALNAVSFVGIVTVLLSWRRPAKEQKLPSERPLAALQAGTRFIRAAPAIRRVLLRSILFIAPASAVWALLPVIARDELGLSSSGYGLLLGALGLGAVTGAVGLGRVRALLTPTQRLTAAAVLFGIASAGAAVLHSVPVVLVLVVGAGFAWLLAMSTMNSTMQLLLPAWVRARGLSVYMLVFMGGQALGSLVWGLVAGAVGPVTALLAAAVLLAGSALSSVWLPIRHNAEEMDLSPSAFWPEPQLVVEPDPEDGPVLVLRTYDVPPEKVDEFLAAMVFVGRSMQRTGAMEWRLYRDVGVVDRYVEAFVVRSWSEHMHQHQVRLTAQDQLRERAVAEFMIGQDTTTHLVAVDTP